A window of the Chthonomonas sp. genome harbors these coding sequences:
- a CDS encoding DUF1573 domain-containing protein: protein MIALALALVQTQVSPTLGPLLPVGSHAEFQRAAIQTQRQLSAGDFAGAAKTVALLPSPSITLAVDWKNLPADTRPAGQKALADALKHCGERFPEVKFRTVAAKPNILITFSTDLGRDPDSREPKIVAQLFGMDATQPRLETVLRTTRSDKSPLDGISIYNEVLFAVGTYLGVAEESQVQGATSRASGFNQIRHQFFGPGRSVANRNLVVASQLRGYVAKRTRVIPAVPELAIEPKVQQLGNTIQGTIVPGSITVTNNGNVDLQINIVPDCGCFKFSYNNTIKPGQTEIARFTADSTAFAGKFRKKLLLVTNDPERPAVTVPVEMDIEPVYRFLRPNGAPVELVPDNGLVQDVFLAFGKGSQFKIKSVEVAGATAQVSDQEWRGSMADPEIGEPIREREGYRLTLLISPSIPTGRAPLSLIVETDHPTFGTLTYTFQVQKGIVALPQAVFFGEVSLPRTMPFTVSRPGKPFRIKSISSDNKAVTVPAAPTSAATEFALSAKIVPGKTPGTVNGVITVVTDDPKQPKILVPYTAFVP from the coding sequence ATGATTGCGCTCGCCCTCGCTCTGGTTCAAACCCAAGTTTCTCCGACGCTTGGTCCGCTGCTTCCGGTTGGCTCGCACGCCGAGTTTCAAAGGGCCGCGATTCAGACTCAGCGACAGCTGAGCGCCGGCGATTTTGCCGGGGCCGCCAAGACGGTCGCGCTGTTGCCGAGCCCGAGCATCACGCTAGCCGTGGACTGGAAGAATCTCCCCGCCGACACCCGGCCCGCCGGGCAAAAGGCGCTGGCCGACGCGCTGAAGCATTGCGGCGAGCGATTCCCGGAGGTGAAGTTCAGGACCGTCGCGGCCAAGCCGAATATCCTGATCACCTTTTCGACCGATCTTGGACGCGACCCCGATAGTCGCGAACCCAAAATTGTCGCTCAGCTGTTCGGCATGGACGCGACCCAACCCCGCCTAGAGACGGTGCTGCGCACCACGCGCTCCGATAAATCGCCCTTGGATGGCATCTCCATCTACAACGAAGTCTTGTTTGCTGTCGGCACCTATCTTGGCGTGGCCGAAGAGAGTCAAGTTCAGGGCGCGACGTCGCGGGCGAGCGGATTTAACCAGATTCGTCACCAGTTTTTTGGGCCGGGCCGGAGCGTGGCCAACCGCAACCTCGTGGTCGCCAGCCAATTGCGGGGTTACGTCGCCAAGCGCACGCGCGTGATACCGGCGGTTCCCGAGCTCGCCATCGAGCCCAAAGTCCAGCAGCTCGGCAACACGATTCAGGGCACGATTGTTCCGGGGTCCATCACCGTGACGAACAACGGGAATGTCGACTTGCAGATCAACATCGTGCCGGATTGCGGCTGTTTTAAGTTCAGCTACAACAACACCATAAAGCCGGGGCAAACCGAGATCGCCCGCTTCACCGCCGACTCCACCGCCTTCGCCGGGAAATTTCGCAAGAAGCTCCTGCTGGTGACCAACGACCCCGAGCGCCCCGCCGTGACGGTGCCCGTCGAAATGGACATCGAGCCGGTGTATCGCTTCCTTCGGCCTAACGGCGCGCCCGTGGAGCTCGTGCCCGACAACGGCTTGGTGCAAGATGTTTTCCTGGCATTTGGCAAAGGGAGCCAGTTCAAGATCAAGTCCGTTGAGGTCGCGGGGGCGACGGCCCAGGTGAGCGACCAGGAATGGCGCGGCTCGATGGCCGACCCCGAGATTGGCGAGCCGATTCGCGAGCGCGAAGGCTACCGCCTTACGTTGCTAATTTCGCCGAGCATCCCCACTGGGCGCGCTCCGCTCTCGCTGATTGTCGAGACCGACCACCCCACGTTCGGCACGCTCACCTACACTTTTCAAGTTCAAAAAGGGATCGTGGCGTTACCGCAAGCCGTATTTTTTGGCGAAGTGAGTTTGCCGCGCACGATGCCGTTTACCGTTTCGCGACCCGGCAAGCCGTTCCGAATCAAGAGCATTTCGTCGGACAACAAGGCTGTCACCGTTCCCGCGGCACCGACGAGCGCGGCCACCGAGTTTGCTTTGAGCGCGAAGATTGTTCCGGGCAAGACGCCGGGCACCGTGAACGGCGTGATCACGGTCGTGACCGACGACCCGAAGCAGCCCAAGATTCTCGTGCCATACACGGCGTTCGTCCCATGA
- a CDS encoding PEP-CTERM sorting domain-containing protein (PEP-CTERM proteins occur, often in large numbers, in the proteomes of bacteria that also encode an exosortase, a predicted intramembrane cysteine proteinase. The presence of a PEP-CTERM domain at a protein's C-terminus predicts cleavage within the sorting domain, followed by covalent anchoring to some some component of the (usually Gram-negative) cell surface. Many PEP-CTERM proteins exhibit an unusual sequence composition that includes large numbers of potential glycosylation sites. Expression of one such protein has been shown restore the ability of a bacterium to form floc, a type of biofilm.) encodes MRFALSCVVLAAAVVSQASFELGMALRATEVYRFDAERMIPLGSFGAGRLIGARAMTTNPVLGEAYVLHGSGKGIAVFDYNTGEYKRGISLGSSSGYTHISIAANGNLLVSGAYGSTSEFAEYSATGGGLQTFRTLTTGYVGIDFIKMPNNYFYGLARRPVSTSWEYILQTYNGTALTATTVLGTTSSTDEYKGLISSGSRFNITRNTNVPSVFYTALAGGGFSTGVNWSYVFSTGPIVANAFGHGDLIYSMRNISFSTPNRYELQPWDPSIMSFVPATYLNGMPEDFVDFVTVIAPEPSSMVAVMAGAFLLLRRRRN; translated from the coding sequence ATGCGATTTGCATTGAGTTGTGTTGTTCTGGCGGCGGCCGTGGTGAGCCAAGCCAGCTTCGAATTAGGGATGGCCCTGCGCGCCACCGAGGTCTATCGGTTCGACGCCGAACGCATGATTCCGCTCGGTAGCTTCGGCGCCGGCCGACTCATCGGCGCTCGCGCAATGACGACCAACCCGGTTCTGGGCGAAGCCTACGTGTTGCATGGCTCGGGCAAGGGTATCGCGGTTTTCGATTACAACACGGGCGAGTATAAGCGCGGCATTTCGCTGGGCTCGAGCTCGGGCTATACCCACATTTCCATCGCTGCGAATGGCAACCTTTTGGTCTCCGGTGCCTACGGATCGACCAGCGAGTTCGCCGAGTATTCGGCCACCGGCGGCGGTCTCCAAACTTTTCGGACCTTGACCACTGGTTACGTCGGGATCGACTTTATCAAGATGCCGAACAACTACTTTTATGGTCTGGCTCGACGCCCGGTCTCCACCAGTTGGGAGTACATTCTGCAAACCTATAACGGCACCGCCTTGACGGCGACAACTGTACTGGGTACGACCTCAAGCACCGATGAATATAAGGGTCTTATCTCATCCGGATCACGATTCAACATCACCCGAAACACCAATGTGCCATCGGTGTTCTATACGGCGCTTGCGGGTGGGGGATTCTCAACCGGTGTCAACTGGAGCTATGTGTTTAGCACGGGTCCGATTGTGGCTAACGCGTTTGGGCACGGCGACCTGATCTACTCCATGCGTAATATCTCGTTCTCCACCCCGAATCGGTACGAATTGCAGCCGTGGGACCCCTCGATCATGAGCTTCGTACCGGCGACTTACTTGAACGGCATGCCCGAGGATTTTGTGGACTTCGTCACCGTGATCGCGCCGGAACCCAGTTCCATGGTCGCGGTGATGGCGGGCGCATTCTTGCTATTGCGACGTCGTCGGAACTAG
- a CDS encoding trypsin-like peptidase domain-containing protein gives MKNALLILAGIAVISGTTIGLYKTLEGRNTKATEWRMVESQPARLVSEETLGGTSGAPDFRSASRKILQSVVSIDAMGYAETWFGDRVQQGGQGSGVVVSGKGYIVTNNHVVRPNKQDVASEIQVHTPDGKTYPAKVIGTDPRSDLAVLKIEAPNLVPASVGDAKALEVGQWVIAAGNPLGFENTISVGVVSSLGRALPTEGSDLVGAIQTDAAINPGNSGGALIDANGNLIGINTAIASPSGGSVGIGFAIPADRVKRVVDDIIEFGRAKYGQLGVVVVNRPGLLARPGIRERIQQMVGAQPPSEGIVLQDVAANSPAAKAGMKDLTILLELEGKKMVDPIDYNKIMADKKPGDKVSLKFWTAAGTQTATVTLADLGR, from the coding sequence ATGAAGAATGCTCTTTTGATTCTCGCGGGAATCGCTGTAATCAGCGGCACGACCATCGGCCTGTACAAGACGCTTGAAGGTCGCAACACCAAGGCGACGGAATGGCGCATGGTGGAGTCGCAGCCGGCCCGATTGGTGAGCGAAGAGACGCTCGGCGGCACGAGTGGCGCGCCGGATTTTCGTTCCGCGAGTCGCAAGATTTTGCAAAGCGTCGTGAGCATTGACGCCATGGGCTACGCCGAAACTTGGTTCGGCGACCGCGTTCAGCAAGGCGGCCAAGGCTCGGGTGTGGTGGTCAGCGGCAAGGGCTACATCGTCACCAACAACCACGTGGTGCGGCCCAACAAGCAAGATGTGGCCAGCGAGATTCAGGTGCACACTCCGGATGGCAAAACCTACCCGGCCAAGGTCATCGGCACCGATCCGCGCAGCGATTTGGCGGTGCTGAAGATTGAGGCGCCGAACCTGGTTCCCGCGAGTGTCGGCGATGCCAAAGCCTTAGAAGTTGGGCAATGGGTCATCGCCGCCGGGAACCCGTTGGGGTTTGAAAACACCATTAGCGTGGGCGTGGTGAGTTCGCTGGGTCGGGCTCTGCCGACCGAAGGCAGCGACCTCGTCGGCGCGATCCAGACCGATGCCGCGATCAACCCGGGTAACTCGGGCGGCGCGCTCATTGACGCGAACGGCAACCTGATCGGGATCAATACCGCGATCGCCTCGCCGAGTGGTGGCAGCGTGGGGATTGGGTTCGCGATTCCCGCCGACCGCGTAAAGCGTGTGGTTGACGACATTATTGAGTTTGGTCGCGCGAAGTACGGTCAGCTCGGTGTAGTCGTGGTCAATCGCCCGGGCTTGCTGGCTCGACCGGGAATCCGCGAGCGCATTCAGCAGATGGTGGGCGCCCAGCCGCCGAGCGAAGGCATTGTCCTGCAGGATGTTGCGGCCAACAGCCCCGCGGCCAAGGCGGGCATGAAGGACCTGACGATCCTGCTTGAACTCGAAGGCAAAAAGATGGTGGATCCGATTGACTACAACAAGATCATGGCGGACAAAAAGCCGGGCGACAAGGTGAGCCTGAAGTTTTGGACCGCTGCCGGCACGCAAACCGCGACGGTGACGCTGGCCGACCTCGGACGCTAA
- a CDS encoding creatininase family protein → MILETMTSGEVAALDRNLVVVIPTGSLEQHGPHLPLFTDSLLVTHVARAVEAKLPEKLLITPTLWLGASGHHLAFAGSLSATPHAYMDHIASLVQALTQHGFYKFYVLNGHGGNTELNGLALRGLKEANPDLQVGHSGYFAFAADAVAQTLSGPLKEIKHACEAETSMMMHIHPELVRTENLVDDGFYCDPPVRGMIWMFDQQTEGGSLGYATLATADKGRILLDAAINGIVQELGALADGVALVERPR, encoded by the coding sequence ATGATCCTGGAAACGATGACCAGCGGCGAGGTCGCCGCGCTCGACCGCAACTTGGTGGTCGTCATTCCCACCGGCTCGCTGGAGCAGCATGGGCCGCACTTGCCGCTCTTCACCGACTCGCTCTTGGTCACACACGTCGCCCGCGCGGTGGAAGCCAAACTTCCCGAAAAACTCCTCATCACGCCCACTCTTTGGCTTGGCGCGAGCGGCCACCACCTGGCGTTCGCGGGCAGCCTCTCGGCCACGCCGCACGCCTACATGGACCACATCGCCAGCCTTGTGCAAGCGCTTACGCAACACGGGTTTTACAAGTTCTATGTGCTCAACGGACACGGCGGCAACACCGAACTGAACGGACTTGCGCTAAGAGGACTCAAGGAAGCCAATCCCGACCTGCAAGTGGGCCACAGCGGCTACTTCGCGTTTGCCGCCGACGCAGTTGCGCAAACGCTTTCAGGACCGCTAAAGGAGATCAAGCACGCCTGCGAGGCCGAGACCAGCATGATGATGCACATCCATCCCGAACTCGTGCGCACGGAAAACTTGGTGGATGATGGTTTCTATTGCGATCCGCCGGTGCGAGGCATGATCTGGATGTTCGACCAGCAGACCGAAGGCGGGTCGTTGGGTTACGCGACCCTCGCCACCGCCGACAAAGGCAGGATCCTTTTGGATGCGGCGATCAACGGAATCGTGCAAGAACTCGGAGCCCTGGCCGATGGCGTTGCCCTCGTCGAACGTCCGCGTTAG
- a CDS encoding M48 family metalloprotease, translated as MRKIALLALVAAQVSLTASASACACGQLPEFVTGIPAFLTDDKVQPTKADKDAERHRNDLKKDAELGAKYAAEALKELKPTKRAGLLERVQRIGNRLAEIANAEAVQVTWGDKRLNPFQYHFYVVEGKEVNAFSLPGGHIFVFEGLIDFAESDDELAGVIAHEIAHASFRHIATLQREQEKLGAITFPLILLSLLLGGESGTSGVAAGQLYNQAMGSGWSVQAEKSADFGGLQYMLRSPYKPLGILTFMERLAFRERKSSRMDWGIYRTHPPSRERANDLVADLEEAGIAMSRSQVSTTLSLESYPNDDGTVSLKFAQVVIGKLANDPARIEGIRRRVNTFMDTVPRLFDLRLDRGQLLGRGQRLFSLTEADAKIVGKNVEDATTQIMDGMKRAVFELNYRVWDAN; from the coding sequence ATGCGCAAAATCGCCCTCCTCGCCCTGGTGGCCGCTCAAGTTTCCTTGACGGCATCGGCGAGCGCGTGCGCTTGTGGCCAACTTCCCGAGTTTGTGACCGGTATTCCGGCGTTCCTCACCGACGACAAGGTCCAACCGACCAAGGCCGATAAGGATGCCGAGCGTCACCGGAACGACCTGAAAAAGGACGCCGAACTTGGCGCGAAGTACGCCGCCGAAGCGCTCAAGGAGCTGAAGCCCACCAAGCGAGCCGGGCTGCTCGAGCGCGTCCAGCGAATCGGCAACCGCCTCGCGGAAATCGCAAACGCCGAGGCGGTCCAGGTCACCTGGGGCGACAAGCGCCTGAACCCATTTCAGTACCACTTCTATGTGGTCGAGGGCAAAGAGGTCAACGCCTTCAGCCTTCCCGGCGGGCACATTTTCGTTTTTGAAGGGCTGATTGATTTCGCCGAATCAGACGATGAACTCGCGGGCGTCATCGCCCACGAAATCGCTCACGCTTCGTTTCGGCATATCGCGACGTTGCAGCGCGAGCAAGAGAAGCTCGGCGCGATCACCTTTCCGCTGATTCTTTTGAGCCTGCTGTTGGGCGGCGAAAGCGGCACCAGCGGCGTGGCGGCGGGTCAACTTTATAACCAGGCTATGGGCAGCGGCTGGAGCGTCCAAGCCGAAAAGTCAGCTGATTTCGGCGGCCTTCAATACATGCTGCGCAGCCCCTACAAACCGCTGGGCATTCTCACGTTTATGGAGCGGCTGGCCTTCCGCGAGCGAAAAAGCAGTCGCATGGACTGGGGCATTTACCGCACTCACCCGCCCTCACGCGAACGAGCCAACGATCTTGTCGCAGACCTGGAAGAAGCCGGTATCGCGATGAGCCGAAGCCAGGTAAGTACAACCCTAAGTCTGGAAAGTTATCCAAATGATGACGGCACTGTAAGCCTGAAATTCGCTCAAGTGGTCATCGGGAAGCTCGCTAACGACCCCGCGCGCATCGAAGGCATTCGCCGCCGAGTGAATACGTTCATGGATACCGTGCCGCGACTCTTCGATCTCAGACTCGACCGGGGCCAATTGCTGGGCCGCGGCCAACGGCTCTTTAGCCTGACCGAAGCCGACGCCAAAATCGTCGGGAAAAACGTGGAGGACGCGACCACGCAGATCATGGATGGCATGAAGCGCGCGGTCTTCGAATTGAATTACCGCGTTTGGGACGCCAACTGA
- a CDS encoding cupin domain-containing protein yields the protein MIKRAEERGWEGVPTDEYKNEPGTWMNVTREVLFNSPESGFETRYFRLDAGGYSSFERHQHEHCVVVLDGAGEVRLDNTWHQIGPRDVIHVMPGQPHQFRAGEHALGILCIVDRHRDRPELLGNDPNDRTS from the coding sequence GTGATCAAGCGAGCCGAAGAACGCGGCTGGGAGGGAGTGCCGACCGACGAGTACAAAAACGAGCCCGGCACGTGGATGAATGTCACCCGCGAGGTGCTGTTCAATTCCCCAGAATCGGGATTCGAGACGCGCTACTTTCGGCTCGACGCGGGCGGTTATTCCAGCTTCGAACGGCACCAGCACGAGCATTGCGTGGTGGTTCTGGACGGCGCGGGCGAGGTCCGTCTCGACAATACCTGGCACCAAATCGGCCCGCGGGACGTAATTCATGTCATGCCGGGCCAACCGCACCAGTTTCGGGCGGGCGAGCACGCCCTCGGCATTCTCTGCATCGTCGACCGCCATCGGGACCGTCCCGAGTTGCTAGGGAACGATCCGAACGACCGAACGTCTTAA
- a CDS encoding alcohol dehydrogenase catalytic domain-containing protein: MKPTTQRLARYLGGGQIAIETAGVPECPPGGLLLRTEASGLCSGELMAWYMDRKIPHVLGHELAGIVIESDAAEFPVGSRVAPHHHAPCLACDMCRAGQFVHCPTWRATKLNPGGMAEFVAVEARLLADCHRVDDLAAQDAALVEPLACVMKSRRRARWSTADPTLVIGLGVMGLLHCRACPGAVGTDLSPARREWATRQGIPTEVSGKFDVIFVCPGTVAALQTAVEHANPGARIVMFSPLGLGDNDNFSLDSLYFSDLELITSYSCGPNDTTEALDTLLRPGLIRAEQVVSDFIRLDELPAAYDKMKQGEIVKPMVMFT, from the coding sequence GTGAAACCGACCACTCAACGACTTGCCCGCTACCTAGGTGGCGGGCAAATTGCCATCGAGACCGCCGGGGTTCCGGAGTGTCCGCCGGGCGGCCTTTTGCTGCGAACCGAGGCTTCGGGTTTGTGCTCCGGCGAGCTGATGGCCTGGTACATGGACCGCAAGATCCCCCATGTTTTGGGCCACGAACTCGCGGGCATCGTCATCGAATCCGACGCGGCAGAGTTTCCTGTCGGCAGCCGCGTAGCCCCGCACCACCACGCGCCTTGCCTGGCATGCGACATGTGCCGGGCCGGGCAGTTTGTGCATTGTCCCACGTGGAGGGCCACCAAACTCAACCCCGGCGGCATGGCCGAATTTGTGGCCGTCGAAGCGCGTTTGCTCGCGGATTGCCACCGCGTGGATGACCTCGCGGCGCAGGACGCCGCGCTGGTGGAGCCGCTCGCGTGCGTCATGAAATCGCGTCGCCGCGCGCGGTGGTCAACCGCAGATCCGACGCTCGTCATCGGGCTCGGCGTGATGGGCCTTTTGCATTGCCGTGCTTGCCCCGGAGCGGTCGGAACCGACCTCAGTCCGGCCCGCCGAGAGTGGGCGACTCGCCAAGGAATTCCGACTGAGGTGAGCGGCAAGTTTGATGTGATCTTCGTTTGCCCCGGCACTGTTGCCGCGCTCCAAACCGCCGTAGAGCATGCAAATCCCGGGGCGAGAATCGTGATGTTTAGCCCCTTGGGACTGGGAGATAACGACAACTTCTCTCTTGACAGCCTCTACTTTTCCGACCTGGAACTCATCACCAGCTACAGTTGCGGCCCGAACGACACCACCGAGGCCCTAGATACCTTACTTCGGCCCGGCCTGATCCGCGCCGAGCAGGTCGTCAGCGACTTCATCCGACTGGACGAGCTTCCCGCGGCGTATGACAAGATGAAGCAAGGTGAGATTGTGAAGCCGATGGTGATGTTCACGTGA
- a CDS encoding class I fructose-bisphosphate aldolase: protein MALIDGIVSQLGDQADHLLNHKAKVPKDTLHLPGPDFVDRIFCPTDRSPRVMGAMQQLFGTGRLANTGYLSIFPVDQGIEHSGGASFAKNPIYFDPENIVKLAHEAGCNAVASTLGVLGSVSRKYAHKIPFVVKVNHNELLTYPNKADQIMFAQVEQAWEMGAVAIGATIYFGSDNSGRQIIEVSEAFHRAHELGMATILWCYLRNDEFKKDKDYHLSADLSGQANHLGVTIEADIIKQKLPENNGGYKALNSGGSSYGKLDERIYSELTTDHPIDLTRYQVLNCYMGRAGLINSGGASGANDFAEAAMTAVINKRAGGMGLISGRKAFQRPFEEGVKILNSIQDVYLCDEVTIA, encoded by the coding sequence ATGGCGCTCATCGATGGCATTGTTTCGCAGCTCGGGGATCAGGCCGATCACCTTTTGAACCATAAGGCCAAGGTTCCCAAGGACACCTTGCACCTTCCTGGCCCGGATTTCGTGGACCGCATTTTCTGTCCGACCGACCGTTCGCCGCGCGTGATGGGCGCGATGCAGCAGCTCTTCGGCACCGGTCGCCTCGCAAACACGGGCTACCTGAGCATCTTCCCGGTGGACCAAGGCATCGAGCACTCGGGCGGCGCCAGCTTCGCCAAAAATCCGATTTACTTTGACCCGGAAAACATTGTCAAGCTTGCTCACGAGGCCGGTTGCAACGCCGTCGCCTCCACGCTGGGCGTTCTCGGATCGGTCAGCCGCAAATACGCGCACAAGATTCCGTTCGTGGTGAAGGTTAACCACAACGAGCTGCTCACCTACCCGAACAAGGCCGACCAAATCATGTTTGCTCAAGTGGAGCAGGCCTGGGAAATGGGTGCCGTCGCCATCGGCGCGACCATCTACTTTGGCAGCGATAACAGCGGCCGCCAAATCATCGAGGTCAGCGAGGCATTCCACCGCGCGCATGAGCTCGGCATGGCCACGATTCTTTGGTGCTACCTGCGCAACGACGAGTTCAAAAAGGACAAGGATTACCACCTTTCCGCCGACCTCAGCGGCCAAGCGAACCACCTTGGCGTGACGATTGAGGCCGACATTATCAAGCAAAAACTGCCCGAAAACAACGGCGGTTACAAGGCTCTGAACTCGGGCGGATCGAGCTACGGCAAGCTCGATGAGCGCATCTACAGCGAACTGACCACGGATCACCCGATTGATCTCACGCGCTACCAAGTGCTGAACTGCTACATGGGTCGCGCCGGGCTGATCAATTCGGGCGGCGCCAGCGGCGCCAACGACTTTGCCGAGGCCGCGATGACCGCCGTCATCAACAAGCGAGCCGGCGGCATGGGCCTCATCTCGGGTCGAAAGGCGTTCCAGCGCCCCTTCGAAGAAGGCGTCAAGATTCTGAATTCGATTCAGGACGTTTACCTTTGCGATGAAGTCACGATCGCCTAA
- a CDS encoding UvrD-helicase domain-containing protein, giving the protein MKLTEEQQLAVECTEPRFTIAASAGSGKTRVLTERYIRHVVDQGLSPHQILTISFTIESAAEMKARITSRLRDLGRIADAQAAEVGPIQTLDSFCRQILQTNALDAGVDIGISLLPGNHSVFRDAAQRVLDSALAEDQLGQKLQELYLDQPDYLQSDLLRLIQFRRERPLPIRELTAQGLAQQYYQLIETEDPAMLPMLMEGKTRGWIPKGGAPGDETLAMQCQLETMAQEAIAICQEEMMRRQEFDFLEIARLAVNLVQENEDARNRLRKQFAAMLVDEAQDLNDYQYELINALQIPQEMLVGDIKQSIYGFRGAAPRLFSDRLASLPVLQLHKNHRTSEPGILQFVRDNLGQALPDESMVGFDLDEVTNYSGVELWAAGNPAKEPKRLAAFVETYLLEKNVPPGDVAILVWQHSDSKPIADALQALGIPAGVIGGRKFHSVPLIRDAANLLELIGNPRHEFRLFAVLRSPIVGLSLDAVLLLQATGDLWNALHEPPADLPPEEQAMIAHFLGWFEDLSTNGDRLSAWEALSSVMERSQLMQAVARMTNRFQNMANLRKLLERAAQYAHLRPTDFAEFIRHAQWDDDREGQAQTVSLQDPVVKVMTVHGAKGLEFPVTILASEKGPPHRNRGLVVHRPSSLACIAPQFPKSWPSSFLQFLKAREEIAENSRTHYVAFTRAKRGLIINIGTTDLDNQTGSPVSLIRELTAHEVIPAGLVIRESPLRLG; this is encoded by the coding sequence ATGAAACTGACTGAAGAACAGCAGCTCGCCGTCGAGTGCACCGAGCCGCGGTTCACCATCGCGGCCTCAGCCGGATCCGGCAAAACGCGGGTGCTCACCGAGCGCTACATCCGCCACGTGGTGGATCAGGGGCTGAGCCCGCACCAGATTCTGACCATCTCGTTTACGATCGAGTCCGCCGCGGAAATGAAGGCCCGGATCACCAGCCGCCTGCGCGATCTGGGGCGTATCGCCGATGCTCAGGCTGCCGAAGTTGGGCCGATCCAGACTCTGGACAGCTTTTGCCGCCAGATTCTGCAAACCAACGCGCTCGACGCCGGCGTGGATATCGGCATTTCGCTCCTGCCCGGCAACCACAGCGTGTTTCGCGATGCCGCTCAACGGGTACTGGATTCGGCGTTGGCTGAGGATCAACTTGGGCAAAAGCTGCAAGAGCTTTATCTCGATCAACCCGACTACTTGCAATCCGACTTGCTGAGGCTGATCCAGTTTCGACGCGAACGTCCGCTGCCGATCCGAGAACTGACTGCGCAAGGGCTTGCGCAACAGTACTACCAGCTGATTGAGACCGAAGATCCGGCCATGTTGCCGATGCTGATGGAGGGCAAAACCCGGGGGTGGATTCCTAAGGGTGGCGCGCCCGGCGACGAAACCCTCGCCATGCAATGTCAGCTTGAAACCATGGCTCAAGAAGCGATCGCCATTTGCCAAGAAGAGATGATGCGCCGGCAAGAGTTTGACTTTCTCGAGATCGCTCGCCTGGCGGTCAACCTGGTGCAAGAAAACGAAGACGCGCGCAACCGTTTGCGCAAGCAGTTTGCGGCGATGCTCGTGGACGAAGCGCAAGACCTCAACGACTACCAATATGAGCTGATTAACGCCCTGCAGATTCCACAAGAAATGCTCGTCGGCGACATCAAGCAGAGCATTTATGGGTTCCGCGGAGCGGCCCCGCGCCTCTTTAGCGACCGGCTCGCGAGCTTGCCCGTGCTGCAGCTCCACAAGAATCATCGCACCAGCGAGCCAGGAATCCTCCAGTTCGTCCGCGACAACCTCGGCCAAGCGCTCCCCGACGAATCAATGGTCGGATTTGACTTAGACGAGGTGACCAACTACTCGGGTGTGGAGCTTTGGGCGGCGGGCAATCCGGCCAAAGAACCCAAGCGCTTGGCCGCGTTCGTCGAAACGTACTTGCTGGAAAAGAATGTTCCGCCCGGCGACGTCGCGATTTTGGTTTGGCAGCACTCGGATTCCAAGCCGATCGCCGACGCATTGCAGGCGCTCGGCATTCCCGCCGGGGTGATCGGCGGGCGCAAGTTCCATAGCGTGCCCCTGATTCGCGACGCGGCGAACTTGCTTGAACTCATCGGCAATCCGCGCCACGAGTTCCGCCTGTTTGCCGTCCTGCGATCGCCGATCGTCGGGCTCTCGCTCGACGCGGTGTTGCTGCTGCAAGCGACCGGCGATCTTTGGAACGCCTTGCACGAACCGCCCGCCGATCTGCCGCCCGAAGAGCAGGCGATGATCGCCCACTTTTTGGGTTGGTTCGAGGACCTCAGCACCAACGGTGACCGGCTCTCCGCATGGGAAGCGTTGAGCAGTGTTATGGAACGGTCGCAACTTATGCAAGCGGTTGCACGGATGACGAATAGGTTCCAAAACATGGCCAACCTGCGCAAGCTGTTGGAGCGAGCGGCTCAGTACGCGCACCTGCGTCCGACCGATTTCGCCGAGTTCATCCGCCACGCACAGTGGGACGACGACCGCGAAGGCCAAGCCCAAACCGTGAGCCTGCAGGACCCCGTCGTGAAAGTGATGACCGTGCACGGGGCGAAGGGTCTTGAGTTTCCGGTTACGATTCTGGCGAGCGAAAAGGGCCCGCCGCACCGCAACCGCGGCTTAGTAGTTCACCGCCCGTCGAGCCTGGCTTGCATCGCGCCGCAGTTCCCCAAAAGTTGGCCGAGCTCGTTCCTGCAATTCCTCAAAGCTCGCGAGGAAATCGCCGAGAACTCGCGCACGCACTACGTCGCGTTCACTCGCGCCAAGCGCGGCCTGATCATCAACATCGGCACCACGGACTTGGACAATCAAACCGGCTCGCCGGTCTCGCTCATTCGCGAACTCACCGCGCACGAGGTCATCCCCGCCGGGCTGGTCATTCGCGAATCTCCGCTGCGTCTCGGCTAA